taaatataaaccCAACAATTGCCCAAGAAGAATAGTTAATTCCAGTAGCGGGAGGAATATTGCCAGGACCAGTGAAAAGGACCGGAGCATTAAGCTTTCCAATCCACGACTTAGGAAACCTTTTTCTCAAACCCCATGTTATAAAAGGAGCAACTGCACCtatcaaaaagaaaaaaatcaatggGTAATATGGTTTtccttttgaaaacattttaGCGGGCCCAATTGCACCCCAAATTAAGGAGGCATTATAGATGGAACGACCGTTGGGACAAGTAAAGCCATTTGATTGTGAAGTTGTACAAATACCTGGAATGTGATAATTCATCCATTCCTGTACAGCAACCTGGGTAATTCCACCGAGGATTGTAGCAAAAAGctgaacaaaaaataatatacgTGGAGGTATTTTCATATATTGAGCGAGTTTAAGATCACGAGAAAACTCTAGCCCTTGCCGCATAGGAATGAACCCATACAGTTTAATCATCAAATTAGCTAAAGGTTTCCCAGGTAAAATATAACCGCCAATTAGCTCAGTGATAATATTGAGACCGACATGCTGATTTGTAATGCCTTCAAGAACACCTTGAGGAATGAAATTtacaataaaaatcaacaagGCAACAATGAGAGCCCACACAGGACATTGCGTATCATAGTAACGAACTGTGAAAATGGTTAAGCCAAAGACTACGATGAACAATGTGGCATACCACCACTGAGGTGCTTCCTTATAATTGCGCATCAGCTTCCGATGAATGCATTCATCTTTACCAGACTCTTTCCATAAGCGTTGCCATATATCTTTTCCATTGTATAAAGCGCAATGTGTGAAAATAGCTGTCACAGCAGCAAAATTCAAAGCAGTTGACATGCTATAGGACATAGGCATATATAAGGGTGAATATGATTCATATTTTGTATGATTAAATGAGTAATCACTATTAAGAACACGTGAAGAGTTGTAGCTTACACCGGTGTGATCAAATGTTGAAGATGAAAGCATGGGTAAATAATTAGAGAACCAAACACCTTTATAGTACAAGATAGGAACGacaatccaaaaaattaaaaccaCCGATCCAAAAGTATTGCAAATTACCCACCAGGGAGAAGCCAATGGATTGCTGTTGTAAACGACTTGCTGCCAGTCGAATGTAAGGGGAAGAATGCCAAGACCGGAGTTGTATCCAAATAACTGATTTACAACACGATTCTTTGGCCATATCCAGCAAAGAACGGTAAAATAAGAAAGACCTTTAAATATGAACCCAGGAAACCagtaaaaaacaaatgatcCAATCATTACATATGCAAAAAAGCGATATCTGGAAATGGTCCAGCCATTAGCAGATATCctgttattttttaataccCCAATGTCATTTCCACTATTACCGTGAAGTGTTCTAAACAGAACAGTGCTTACTAAAGTTTGAGGCCAGATCATAGCAGCTGGATACACAATCCAGCGTCTAGTGAGACCGGCAAATCCATAACCCAGCATTTGCGAGGTAAGCACAATAAGTATTTTATAACCCCACGAGAGGTTTTGTTTATAGAAGCTAGTTTGGGCGGACAGGATATTCGTGGCATAAGCGGTAGATGATGTTAGGGAAACAGCGATTGTAATGGCTGCATGTTCTTTAACGTTAAAGGGGGAAGAATTAagataaaaagagaatCGACCATAACCAATCTTCCAATTTGGTAACAAGTTCAATAGTTTTCCTAgaggaaataaaattaattgagCGACAATGAAACTGATGCTCAAAGCCGGATAACGTAgactaaaaaattgattcaCAGCAGCGAAAACTATTACAAATATGGTGGTAAGCACCCAAGTTCTCCAAGTGTTCACAGGCAAATTAACGTCGTCAGTAGGATTTACGGCAGCACGAACTTCTGGGTAAACAGAATCTTCAATGGCTTCTAATTCACGTTCCAACTCTTCTACTTCTGACTCGACTTCAGAGTCGGTTTCATTGTCAAGTTGAACCGCTGAGACATGCACGCCATCCTTCTTCGATTTACTAGGACTTTCACTTATGCTGTAGTCATTTGGACTgaatgaagatgaattgGTCCGAAAAGGACGATTAGGGTGATGTTGAATGTTAATATTATGGTGGTTTCCACTATAACTGCTCGTCGACTCGTCAGAAGAAGACTGTCGAAAAGTCAGCGAAGTCTTAGAGGCCGTCTTTGTAGATAAATTCCCAACTCCAGCTGGTGTCTCATCTCCAGAGACTTCATTTTCAGATGTTTTCCTAATACTGGTAGGAATACTAGCAGAATTGCGAGCTGTCATTGTATTTACCTATAAAAGCCTGTCAAATCAGGAGCAAATAATTCAACAAATGGCAAGATATATAATCTATTTaggttaaaaaataatgcaGGCACTAACAAATGAAAACTCCTTTATCTCTGCCTTTGTATGAAATTTTCGTCTATGGCAATTTCCATCGAACTTTTTCAGAATTTCGACAAGCGTTGCTTTTCAACCGAAATTGAGGTTATTGATAAAATCAGCAAAAACTTGATCCacaaagaaatataaaGGCCGTTCAATTGCTTTCTCGCACGCCAAGATTATTTCAATTGTTACAAGT
This portion of the Schizosaccharomyces pombe strain 972h- genome assembly, chromosome: I genome encodes:
- the pgt1 gene encoding plasma membrane glutathione transmembrane transporter Pgt1: MTARNSASIPTSIRKTSENEVSGDETPAGVGNLSTKTASKTSLTFRQSSSDESTSSYSGNHHNINIQHHPNRPFRTNSSSFSPNDYSISESPSKSKKDGVHVSAVQLDNETDSEVESEVEELERELEAIEDSVYPEVRAAVNPTDDVNLPVNTWRTWVLTTIFVIVFAAVNQFFSLRYPALSISFIVAQLILFPLGKLLNLLPNWKIGYGRFSFYLNSSPFNVKEHAAITIAVSLTSSTAYATNILSAQTSFYKQNLSWGYKILIVLTSQMLGYGFAGLTRRWIVYPAAMIWPQTLVSTVLFRTLHGNSGNDIGVLKNNRISANGWTISRYRFFAYVMIGSFVFYWFPGFIFKGLSYFTVLCWIWPKNRVVNQLFGYNSGLGILPLTFDWQQVVYNSNPLASPWWVICNTFGSVVLIFWIVVPILYYKGVWFSNYLPMLSSSTFDHTGVSYNSSRVLNSDYSFNHTKYESYSPLYMPMSYSMSTALNFAAVTAIFTHCALYNGKDIWQRLWKESGKDECIHRKLMRNYKEAPQWWYATLFIVVFGLTIFTVRYYDTQCPVWALIVALLIFIVNFIPQGVLEGITNQHVGLNIITELIGGYILPGKPLANLMIKLYGFIPMRQGLEFSRDLKLAQYMKIPPRILFFVQLFATILGGITQVAVQEWMNYHIPGICTTSQSNGFTCPNGRSIYNASLIWGAIGPAKMFSKGKPYYPLIFFFLIGAVAPFITWGLRKRFPKSWIGKLNAPVLFTGPGNIPPATGINYSSWAIVGFIFNYVIRKRAIHWWRKYNYVLAAAMDSGVAVAGVVIFLCVSYPGGKITWWGNTVYTKTYDWKSVPYRSLGPNETFGYTNW